The following are encoded in a window of Roseimaritima ulvae genomic DNA:
- a CDS encoding type II secretion system F family protein, whose product MMPILVIAAIGIGFAALVAFAVTAITPGSQNTAAEDRLQALATRRPKGGKAGEDEPSLLLAGGLDDTKNWASAITSSMPALGTYMDQANVSMPPAQFIGICVAAFAAGTVAVSVTPGVPILLAPIAGLITGATPLIWLKMKRGRRLAKFGRQLPDALELLGRSLRAGHSLAAGFGLIASEMDEPISIEFGRVFQEQNFGIPLEEALDDMASRVPNMDVRFFATAVILQRQTGGDLAEILDKIGHLVRERIQILGQVQALTGEGRLSGIVLLAMPPLLFLVMLWMNKEYVMTLFTDSIGQKLLIMAIITQIVGALVIRKIVTIKV is encoded by the coding sequence ATGATGCCCATCCTTGTCATCGCCGCCATCGGAATCGGATTTGCCGCGCTCGTCGCATTTGCCGTCACGGCGATCACTCCCGGGAGCCAAAACACGGCCGCCGAAGACCGTCTGCAAGCGCTCGCGACACGACGCCCCAAGGGCGGCAAAGCCGGCGAGGACGAACCTTCGCTATTGCTGGCCGGTGGCTTGGATGATACCAAAAACTGGGCCAGCGCAATCACCAGTTCGATGCCGGCTCTGGGCACCTATATGGACCAGGCCAACGTCTCCATGCCTCCCGCTCAGTTCATCGGGATCTGCGTGGCGGCCTTTGCCGCCGGCACGGTTGCGGTTTCGGTAACGCCTGGCGTGCCCATCCTGCTGGCTCCCATCGCGGGTTTGATCACCGGTGCCACGCCGCTGATCTGGCTGAAAATGAAACGCGGCCGACGGTTGGCCAAATTTGGTCGCCAGTTGCCCGATGCCCTGGAACTGCTCGGTCGTTCGCTGCGAGCCGGCCACTCGCTGGCTGCCGGCTTTGGTTTGATCGCTTCGGAAATGGATGAACCGATCAGCATCGAATTCGGCCGCGTGTTCCAAGAACAGAACTTTGGGATTCCATTGGAGGAAGCGCTCGACGACATGGCCTCGCGAGTCCCCAACATGGACGTGCGGTTCTTTGCTACCGCGGTCATCCTGCAGCGACAAACCGGTGGCGACTTGGCCGAAATCCTCGACAAGATCGGACACCTGGTTCGCGAACGTATTCAAATTTTGGGACAGGTCCAAGCCTTGACCGGTGAAGGCCGATTGAGCGGGATTGTGCTGTTGGCCATGCCGCCGCTGCTGTTCCTGGTGATGCTGTGGATGAACAAAGAATACGTGATGACCTTGTTCACCGATTCGATCGGTCAAAAACTGCTGATCATGGCGATTATTACCCAGATCGTGGGAGCCCTGGTGATTCGCAAGATCGTCACGATCAAAGTTTAA
- a CDS encoding CpaF family protein, with translation MRTPTQPLRSADTSRQDKFEEIKSRIHGKLVDKLDLSRVGDMKGDTLKREIRMVVEHLCDAEDTLLNRQERDRIVEEVLDETFGLGPLELLLKDPKISDILINGPKNIYVEKGGQMEKTEVEFRDNKHLMQIIDRIVSKVGRRVDETCPMVDARLEDGSRVNAIIPPLALDGAAMSIRRFGSNPLKLEDLLNYRAFTPEMVMLLEGCIKARLNMIIAGGTGSGKTTLLNTLSSFISHSDRIVTIEDAAELQLQQDHVVRLETRPANIEGNGRVSATDLVSNALRMRPERIIIGECRGGETLDMLQAMNTGHDGSLTTVHANTPRDAISRLETLVMMAGFEMPPKAIRSQISGAVDVLIQANRLQGGPRRVTAITEVVGMEQDTIVLQDIYRYVQEGVDESGKAFGHFECTGVRPTFMPKLEASGVRLPASAFRERVIMQA, from the coding sequence ATGCGTACTCCCACCCAACCTCTTCGTTCCGCCGACACCAGCCGTCAAGACAAATTTGAAGAGATCAAGAGTCGCATCCACGGCAAGCTGGTCGACAAACTAGACCTCTCGCGGGTGGGCGACATGAAGGGTGACACGCTGAAGCGTGAAATCCGGATGGTTGTTGAACATCTTTGCGATGCCGAAGACACGCTGCTGAACCGTCAGGAACGCGACCGCATTGTCGAGGAAGTGCTGGACGAAACCTTCGGTTTGGGACCGCTGGAACTGCTGCTGAAAGACCCCAAGATCAGCGATATTTTGATCAACGGTCCGAAAAACATCTACGTCGAAAAAGGCGGCCAGATGGAGAAGACCGAAGTGGAGTTTCGCGACAACAAACACTTGATGCAGATCATCGACCGGATCGTCAGTAAGGTCGGCCGACGTGTCGACGAAACCTGCCCGATGGTCGACGCTCGCCTGGAAGATGGCAGCCGTGTGAACGCCATCATTCCGCCGCTGGCCCTGGACGGGGCGGCGATGAGTATTCGGCGGTTTGGCAGCAATCCCTTGAAGCTGGAAGACCTGCTGAACTATCGCGCCTTCACGCCCGAGATGGTGATGTTGTTGGAAGGCTGTATCAAAGCTCGCTTGAACATGATCATCGCCGGCGGTACCGGTTCCGGTAAAACCACGCTGCTCAACACACTGTCCTCCTTCATCAGTCACAGCGACCGTATTGTGACGATCGAAGACGCGGCGGAATTGCAACTGCAACAAGACCATGTGGTGCGGCTGGAAACTCGACCGGCCAACATCGAAGGCAACGGGCGAGTGTCCGCCACCGACCTGGTCAGTAACGCGCTGCGTATGCGTCCCGAACGGATCATCATCGGCGAATGCCGTGGTGGGGAAACGTTGGACATGCTGCAGGCCATGAACACGGGCCACGACGGCTCGTTGACCACGGTCCACGCCAATACGCCGCGGGATGCGATTTCCCGTCTGGAAACCCTGGTCATGATGGCCGGCTTTGAAATGCCGCCCAAAGCGATTCGCTCGCAGATTTCCGGTGCAGTTGATGTGTTGATTCAAGCTAACCGCCTGCAGGGTGGACCACGCCGTGTGACCGCGATCACCGAGGTCGTGGGCATGGAACAAGACACGATCGTGTTGCAAGACATCTATCGCTACGTCCAGGAAGGCGTGGACGAAAGCGGCAAAGCTTTCGGCCACTTCGAATGCACCGGCGTGCGGCCCACGTTTATGCCCAAGTTGGAAGCTTCGGGAGTGCGACTGCCGGCCAGTGCGTTCCGCGAACGTGTGATCATGCAAGCGTAA
- a CDS encoding TraR/DksA C4-type zinc finger protein produces the protein MSETLQSLRCAACSRQRLVGYSEQLVMLRSLGKLKRAKNPELDLVRELFAAALPALPCDRCGATSLSLHAAAAVDEEDPEVWGEARRCELCQKPIPPERLEIFPDVVRCAACQDKPAAETEDDFCPRCGERLQVAVRSRGLTQYRLRCPRCG, from the coding sequence ATGTCCGAAACACTTCAATCACTGCGATGCGCCGCCTGTTCGCGGCAACGTTTGGTGGGGTATTCCGAACAGTTGGTGATGCTGCGTTCGCTGGGCAAGCTTAAGCGTGCCAAGAACCCGGAATTGGATTTGGTGCGGGAGCTGTTCGCGGCCGCTTTGCCCGCGCTGCCCTGCGACCGCTGCGGCGCCACGTCGCTCAGCCTGCACGCGGCAGCGGCGGTGGACGAAGAGGATCCGGAAGTTTGGGGTGAGGCGCGGCGTTGTGAGCTGTGTCAGAAGCCGATTCCGCCGGAGCGATTAGAAATTTTTCCGGACGTGGTCCGCTGCGCGGCCTGTCAGGACAAACCGGCGGCGGAAACCGAAGACGATTTTTGTCCGCGTTGTGGCGAACGGCTACAGGTCGCCGTCCGCTCGCGAGGCCTCACCCAATACCGCCTCCGCTGCCCCCGCTGCGGCTAA
- a CDS encoding saccharopine dehydrogenase family protein: MHRVLLLGAGKIGRMIVQLLSETEDYRVTVADAQPMLLERFADSANVSRLVLDASDDRAVRTVARQHDSLISALSFRFNPLLARLAVEAGVNYFDLTEDTQTTLRVRQAAEHAQPQRVVMPQCGLAPGFISIVAQHLATDFDTLETVKMRVGALPQFPTNALKYNLTWSTDGLINEYCNPCDAIHQGQRVEVLPLEGLEHFSLDGVRYEAFHTSGGLGTLCDTLQGRVNELNYKTIRYQGHRDLASFLINDLKLNRRRGLLKEILEDAIPVTFQDVVVVFCSVTGQRHGQLVQVNDARKIYSRSIDEEPWSAIQVTTASSVCAALDLWVAGDLTGEGFMRQEQIPLDKFLANRFGRAFHCDAGTRYSSAFNI; this comes from the coding sequence GTGCATCGTGTGCTGTTGTTGGGAGCCGGAAAGATTGGGCGGATGATTGTCCAGCTGTTATCCGAGACGGAAGACTATCGCGTGACCGTCGCGGACGCCCAGCCGATGTTGTTAGAACGCTTCGCCGACTCGGCAAACGTCTCCCGGTTGGTGCTGGATGCCAGCGACGACCGGGCGGTGCGGACGGTGGCCCGCCAACACGACAGCTTGATTTCCGCGCTCAGCTTTCGCTTCAATCCGCTGCTGGCTCGCCTCGCCGTCGAAGCGGGAGTGAACTATTTCGATTTGACCGAAGACACGCAGACCACACTGCGGGTTCGCCAAGCCGCCGAGCACGCTCAACCGCAACGCGTGGTGATGCCCCAGTGCGGGCTGGCACCCGGCTTTATTTCCATCGTAGCCCAGCATCTGGCCACTGACTTCGACACCCTGGAAACGGTCAAGATGCGTGTCGGAGCATTGCCGCAGTTCCCCACCAACGCCCTTAAGTACAACCTGACCTGGTCGACCGATGGATTGATCAACGAGTACTGCAATCCCTGTGATGCGATCCACCAGGGCCAGCGAGTCGAAGTCTTGCCACTTGAAGGGCTCGAGCATTTTTCGCTCGATGGCGTGCGTTACGAAGCCTTTCATACATCCGGCGGACTGGGGACCTTGTGTGATACGCTGCAAGGACGCGTCAACGAGCTGAACTACAAAACCATTCGCTACCAGGGACACCGCGATCTGGCGAGTTTTTTGATCAACGATCTAAAACTGAATCGTCGCCGCGGATTGCTGAAGGAAATCCTGGAAGATGCGATCCCGGTCACCTTTCAGGATGTCGTCGTAGTGTTCTGCTCGGTCACCGGCCAACGGCACGGACAGTTGGTGCAAGTCAATGACGCGCGGAAGATCTATTCCCGCTCGATCGACGAGGAACCGTGGAGCGCCATTCAGGTCACGACGGCGTCGAGCGTCTGTGCGGCATTGGATCTATGGGTAGCGGGGGACTTAACCGGCGAGGGGTTCATGCGACAAGAGCAAATTCCGCTAGACAAGTTTTTGGCCAATCGTTTTGGACGTGCCTTTCATTGTGATGCCGGCACTCGGTATAGCTCGGCATTCAACATCTAG
- the amaB gene encoding L-piperidine-6-carboxylate dehydrogenase has protein sequence MSTVQQALARLGVLEHPESIVVGGQSYPGSGQTHKVRSPIDGSPLASLQLAAAADLETVVDAAHTAYQIWRSVPAPHRGEFVRQVGDRLRFHKSDLATLVTWEAGKITQEALGEVQEMIDICDFAVGQSRQLYGRTIASERPQHRLAEQYHPLGPIGVISAFNFPVAVWAWNAMLAWVCGDPVIWKPSEKTPLCALGCQAVVQQVLKDNPDVPAGLSSVLVGQADVGQAIAASPRLPLVSATGSTAMGRAVGQAVAARLGRSLLELGGNNAIIVTPSADSELALRAIVFSAVGTCGQRCTSLRRLIVHDRVADSLIQRIKAVYSDLPIGNPCHDGMLLGPLIDEPAFAAMQAALAEAREQGGTVFGGERLLQGVPENGFYVKPAVVEIDPDAAVVQRETFAPILYVMRYDDLDDAIAMHNNVPQGLASAIFTNDVREAETFCSAAGSDCGIVNVNIGTSGAEIGGAFGGEKDTGGGRESGSDAWKVYMRRATNTINYSSELPLAQGIQFDL, from the coding sequence ATGTCTACCGTGCAACAAGCCCTGGCTCGCTTGGGTGTTCTAGAGCATCCCGAGAGTATTGTCGTCGGCGGGCAAAGTTATCCGGGCAGCGGACAAACGCACAAGGTCCGGTCACCGATTGATGGCTCGCCGCTGGCATCGCTGCAACTGGCCGCCGCTGCGGACCTGGAAACGGTCGTGGATGCTGCCCATACGGCCTACCAAATCTGGCGCAGTGTGCCGGCGCCGCATCGCGGTGAATTCGTGCGTCAGGTAGGCGACCGCTTGCGGTTTCACAAATCGGATTTGGCGACGTTGGTGACCTGGGAAGCCGGTAAGATCACGCAGGAAGCGCTGGGAGAAGTTCAGGAGATGATTGACATTTGCGACTTTGCGGTGGGGCAGAGTCGGCAGTTGTACGGTCGCACGATCGCCAGCGAGCGACCGCAACACCGGTTGGCCGAACAGTACCATCCGTTGGGACCGATCGGCGTGATCTCGGCATTCAATTTTCCCGTCGCCGTTTGGGCTTGGAACGCCATGCTGGCTTGGGTCTGCGGTGATCCGGTGATTTGGAAACCGTCGGAGAAAACGCCGCTGTGTGCGCTCGGTTGCCAGGCCGTCGTGCAGCAGGTGCTGAAAGATAATCCGGACGTACCGGCGGGCCTTTCCAGCGTGTTGGTCGGCCAAGCGGATGTGGGGCAGGCGATCGCCGCATCGCCACGCCTGCCGCTGGTCTCGGCCACCGGCTCGACCGCCATGGGCCGGGCGGTGGGGCAAGCCGTCGCCGCGCGACTGGGCCGGTCGTTGCTGGAGCTGGGCGGCAACAACGCCATCATCGTCACACCTTCGGCCGACAGCGAATTGGCGCTGCGGGCCATCGTGTTTTCCGCCGTGGGAACCTGTGGGCAGCGCTGCACGTCGTTGCGCCGATTAATCGTTCACGACCGCGTCGCCGACTCTTTGATCCAACGCATCAAAGCCGTCTACTCGGACTTGCCTATCGGCAATCCATGTCACGACGGGATGTTGTTAGGACCGCTGATCGACGAGCCCGCGTTCGCCGCCATGCAAGCGGCTTTGGCCGAGGCCCGTGAGCAGGGAGGCACCGTGTTCGGGGGCGAACGTCTGCTGCAAGGCGTTCCCGAAAACGGCTTCTACGTCAAACCCGCTGTGGTGGAAATCGATCCCGATGCCGCGGTCGTGCAGCGGGAAACGTTTGCGCCGATTTTATACGTGATGCGATACGACGATCTGGATGACGCGATTGCGATGCACAACAACGTCCCCCAGGGCTTGGCCTCGGCGATCTTCACCAACGACGTCCGCGAGGCAGAAACGTTTTGCTCCGCGGCCGGCAGCGATTGTGGAATCGTGAACGTCAATATCGGCACCAGCGGAGCCGAGATCGGCGGCGCCTTCGGTGGAGAAAAAGACACCGGCGGAGGCCGTGAATCCGGTTCGGATGCCTGGAAGGTTTATATGCGACGGGCGACCAACACCATCAACTACTCGTCCGAGCTGCCCCTAGCCCAAGGCATCCAGTTCGACCTATAG
- a CDS encoding aminoacyl-tRNA deacylase, whose product MNVREYLQTQCVPFEIWPHEPTYTAQHLAQELDVPGINVAKTVLLNVDNEFCLAVLPATHQISLPKLKERLHAKTVHLATEEEVARVFPDCELGVAPPFGDEYGMPTLVDESLTQDEHIVFEGNSHDEAVYVKYEDYAHVAHPRVESFTMHAG is encoded by the coding sequence ATGAACGTTCGTGAATATTTGCAGACACAGTGTGTGCCGTTTGAGATCTGGCCGCATGAACCGACGTACACGGCCCAACATCTGGCTCAGGAGTTGGATGTTCCCGGAATCAACGTTGCCAAGACGGTGTTGTTGAACGTGGACAACGAATTCTGTTTAGCCGTCTTGCCGGCGACGCATCAGATTTCGCTGCCAAAATTGAAGGAACGGCTACACGCCAAGACGGTCCATCTGGCCACCGAAGAAGAAGTGGCGCGAGTCTTTCCGGATTGTGAACTGGGCGTCGCCCCACCCTTTGGCGACGAGTACGGCATGCCAACGCTGGTCGATGAATCGCTGACGCAAGATGAACACATCGTGTTCGAAGGCAACTCGCACGACGAAGCGGTGTACGTCAAATACGAAGACTACGCCCACGTCGCCCATCCACGCGTCGAGAGTTTTACCATGCACGCCGGCTAA
- a CDS encoding RNA polymerase sigma factor — protein sequence MTKQASEAEIVAGLRNGEPEAWAALCDQFDQRLWRYVARLIGADQAVVADVFQETMLAVARSGRNLRPDSKLWPWLTTIAHNQAALFWRRRYRHAGSSDGVDTLPEAMSADPALALSKIETVQAVRCLLADMDPDRVFLLTAKYIDGLSIAEIVPMLGGSTESVRSRLARARRDFRERYQRVTAEW from the coding sequence GTGACGAAGCAGGCGAGCGAAGCGGAAATCGTTGCGGGGCTTCGAAACGGAGAACCGGAAGCTTGGGCTGCGCTTTGCGATCAATTTGATCAACGCCTGTGGCGCTATGTGGCTCGGCTGATCGGGGCCGACCAGGCGGTGGTCGCCGACGTGTTTCAAGAAACCATGCTGGCCGTTGCCCGCAGCGGCCGAAACTTGCGGCCCGACTCCAAACTCTGGCCCTGGCTGACGACGATTGCCCACAACCAAGCCGCGCTGTTCTGGCGTCGTCGATACCGACACGCCGGCAGCAGCGATGGAGTGGACACTTTGCCGGAGGCCATGTCGGCGGATCCGGCCCTGGCACTGTCCAAAATCGAAACCGTGCAGGCGGTACGGTGCCTGTTGGCAGACATGGATCCAGATCGCGTGTTCCTGCTAACAGCAAAATACATCGACGGATTGAGCATCGCCGAGATCGTGCCGATGTTGGGCGGATCCACCGAGTCGGTTCGCAGCCGATTGGCACGGGCGCGGCGAGATTTCCGAGAACGCTATCAGCGAGTGACAGCTGAATGGTGA